TTGGTTTTATTGGAGCATTTTACAGAAGAAGATGTGTATCAAACTGTCAGTGAATTGTGACAGATGCAGGAGGAAAGCAATGGAAGTAGCAGTTAATGCAAAGGGTAAGATATTCCGGATTAAACAAATAGAACACACCAAGTGCTTTCTAATGAAAGGATGAAAACTGTGTACCTTGCTTGCAGGTGTAATCTCTGTAGCCATAGAAGGGGAATCCGGGGACGATCTTGTAGTGGTTGGTGATGGAATTGATGCTGCTTGTTTGGTTGATACCTTGAGGAAGAAAGCTTGCTATGCCATGTTAGAGACTCTTGAAGAAGTAAGCCCGGGTATTCTCCCTCCTGATGATGAGCAGGTGGAGAATCCACAAGAAGAGGATGATACAGACAATTCCAAGAACATCGAGGCTGATGATAACGGTACAGATCAAACTGTTCCACCTCATTGTTGCCTAGCTCAGTGCTCCACCAATTGCTATGAACAGCCACACTCTGATATATATGAAGTAGTCTATGATTCTTATGGTCCAACCACTGGATGCATTATCATGTAAAGGAAGATCAATGATGTAGAAACCCATGAGCTTCATTCAAAGTCAATATCTTTTGGTACATGTGTGTGTATATACAAACATCTGAAGGaaccaaaagtcacaaaaactAAACAACATTATACATcaaaacaggttgaaacctggATCTGTTCGTTAGGGAAGATATGGATCTCGGGCAAGATGTTCGATTGTAACCCTTCGCATTGACCTAACCAAATGTTCATGAGAGGCTCTGATTCTAGCAAGTCTGCTCTGCATACTCCGAATCACGGGATGGCTTAATGCCTCACGCACTCTACCATAATGCTCTCGGTCTTCTGAGAAATTAATCAGCGCCTCGGCCGCATTATCCCTGAGCTCTTCCGACTCATCCCCCAACCACTCAATCAGAATCGGTATCATAccagactcagaaaagacctCACGGTCGTTCTCGTTGTAACACAGCTGAGAAATAGCTCCAGAGATCCTCTCCCTAAACTCAAGAGACCCATCTCTCACAAGCCCCACCAGCAAAGGAATCGCACCAGAGTCTCTAATAACAGACACAGAATGCCTATAACCCGCGAGATCCCACAACACATCAGAAGCAGCAAACTTGGATTCGTTATCTCCTTCCCTCAAGATCCTCACAAGCTGCTCCGCTATCAAAACAGCATTACCCTCAGCTACAGCTAGTATACAGAACACATCCTCTGCAATATCTTTCCCCATCGGATCTCCTCCCGAGAGAAGCTCCACATACAAAGGAATGGAACCAGCTTCAGTAACAGGCCTAATGTACTCGGTCTGAGCCGCTATGATCCCCAAGGCATTACCAGCTAAAAGCTTTCCCTTCTCATCTCCATCTCGAAACAGATCCACAAGAGCTGGAACCACTCCTGCTTCAACAAGCAACCTCCTACACCGTCTAGTAACACCGATCAATCCAATAGCGTGAcaagctctctctctcgacGCAAAGTTGCCAACTTTAGCAGCCTCGATAAGAAACTTCAACCCTCCGTTATGAACAAGAACGCGTCTGCTCTCTCGTATCGTCGTCAGAGCAGTAAGGATCTCTAACAGGCACCATCTACTCGAATCATCTTCCCACGTGTTCAACTCACGTGTCACGATCTCTACACCTCCTAACCTAGCTAACCCGATTCGAATCGAAGATCCAAACGTAACTAAACTCCACAAACACTTCACCCAGATCCTTCGGAGCACGATACCGTTATCATTGGACGCCTCGAGTAAGAGCCCTAACAAGCTAGCGATCACGCCGCACCTCCCCATCGTCGCCGCGAACTCGCCGCCGAGACAGGCGATTCGTTTCAAGCAATGCGCGGCGGCGGCTTGGACGGAGCGATCGAGGTCGTCGGAGACGCGGAGAAGACCGGCGAGGATCGGGATTGCGCGGGTTAGGATACTCTCCGGTGATTGATTAGCTAAAGCTGATAGCTTTATAACGGATCTTACGCGAATTGGAGCGGGAGAGGATGAGATCGCTTGTTCGAAGCGATTGAACTCGGTTTCCCAATCTGGGTTTTGAAAACTTTCCATTTCTGAAGAAACCAGAAGGACGAAAAGCTTGAAAAGAAGACGAAGATGGAGGAGATTCACTCGCGTCTACGCCTACAAGGAACTAACAAAAATGAAAGATCGAGTTGCATAATGATGGAGCCGATCGGTTTACAGTGAATTGAGCGGTCGAATTAAATTCGAATTGGTTCATATTGGGTTACTGGTTTGCGCGGTTTTATGATTAACGTAACCGACTCTATGTCTATGAAAAATGTTAcaggttttagaaatgtaaataCTTTTGTTGATATATCTTGAATATGATATTACTGGCTATGATATAATTTGTGTATCCGTTATAAAACTAGACTTCAAATTCCATGAAAAAACTATTCTttttagggcaaatctccaaaatatcatctttctaagtttatgtcacaaaaatagccttcaaaaactaaaatgaccaaaatagcattttatcttttgaaaaatttaaattttttctatttttcaaaatttgaaatcttatcccaaaaccccattccccaactctaaaccctaaaacctaaacctaaaccctaaactctaaaccctaaaccctatatcctaaactctaaatcctaaactccaccccttaactctaaaccctaaaccctaaactctaaaccctaaaccctaaattctaaaccttaaatcctaaatcctaaactccatcCCTCGACTCTAAACcataatgtctaaattaatttaccactagggtataagtgtatatttattcttagaactttaaaccctaaaacattaattgctattttggttatttttatttttaaaagctatatttgtgacaaaaaaaaattttagtgttatcctagccattttcttttcttcttttaataACTAATTCATATATAGtcttttactagatgttcaTCTGCATAAACAGCTGTTATCATTTTTGTTGCCTTAATCATTAGAACTCCGGTTTTTTAAGACCACTCACCAAATTATTCTCTATCgacaaatcaattttaacttGTCTAAGTAATCTCGACAACCGCgcgtttgttttcatttatttttgtataaacattttgttttcaattctaaattgatatatattataatatatatatgaagtgcGTCTATCACTTTTAAAGCATAATaattttatcgtatattttttttattgaattggtTGTTTCGAGATCAATTTTTTTGCttgaaaaaaattgatagttaTTTAGTTCCTATAATGTAGCAATATTGTGTTATAGACATATTTTTTAGTTCCTATAATCTAGAAAATGAGTTATTTAGACCTATaataatgataagattagagattaaacgtaacatgactttctagtaACATGTCCATTAGatctattttttcaaaaaatcacacatgagttaaagttgtgacttctgttttaatatataaactgGATCTcgacccgtgcaaccgcacgaatttttgttttcatttatttttatataaacattttgttttcaattctaaattggtatatgttataatatatatgaggtgtatctatcaatttttaaaatatataaaatttacggtatattttttttattgaatagattgtttcaaacttttacatgtatttgtatcttcttctatatatatatatatatatatatatatatatatatatatttttttttttggattagtaTTTCATTATTGAAAtcttaactatatatataaagattggtaaaatattgttttattctatcttcaaatatattgtaacattttaCAAGTttagaaagttaaaaaaaaaacttccagcttcatagatttatatcgTTAAAAATGAACTTTTAGCTTCACGTCACaagtaatatatattaattatagaaaattttgaataagttgttatggttatatatatattagaggaTATTCTTCTTAATTGTTTCGATATTTCATAGCAAAAATTTAGGAAACACACATGAGGAGTCGACTGCAAGTTATAATTCGATCATTATGTTTAGAATATCCTTTTAAACGTTCAAGTAATATGATACTGTGTAAATTAGTTGTTTCGATataaggaatatatatatatatatatatatattattgttgcAACAGAATCTTGGTTTTGAAAAATCTTGTTATATTGGTTTTAAAGATAAACAATGATTTGAATAAAATAGAAGGATATCATATATTGGTTTAAATGCTCGATGTTGATATGATAAGACCGGTTTGATGGTTCTTTTCAGGTGAACAGGTTCAAATAATCGAACTCGAATCATCACTTGAACATGTATAAATAATGTGTAAGTGACTACAACAATCTAAAACAGAGGTTTTATGGACCCTTTTAGGTGAAATGGCCGAGTTGTTAACAACGAACCGGCTGTATGGTCTGTCTACAAATGTTGTTGATACGAGTTGGTTTTGTTTAATACATGAACGGCATGTATATTAACATACCAGAACTCTAGAACAGTACGAAAATGTATTAGTTTATATACTGGTTATAATGGTTTATATACATTGGTTAAATTAGTTAAATCAGATCAGTATTTGCAAGTATACGATGGTTTACATTACcatatgtataatttattaagGAATCAAATGTGGGTTTGTTAACCAATCCGGTTTTATAAGAGTAGATGTTATATTAGGAATGCTATATTATTAAGccatattattagtaataaatgaatgataactGATTTTTAGTGGGGGtccaactttttaaaatatcacacatgaatgaaggttgtgacttctgttttaatatataagatacttgtTCCATGATTGACGAAATTGTTTTGTACTTATATGTTTCGCCGACCAGTAGAACCTACCACTGCAACTTTTGAACGATTTGATGTAATAAGATATATCCCTCCAAACAAAAAGCAAAGGTTCATCAACGGTTCAGACTCTGAAAATACGATGAAGGTTGATGATATGATACTTCTTTTGAGAGATCTGATATACTCTAGTTCGTAGCAACAAGTCAAGGCAAATATTTGATGAAAGATATTGTTGCTAAGTGCTAAGTGCTAACACAGATCAATAAATCTCTGAAAATACGACTTGAATCAATCTCTTGTTAAGACATAAGAGCAGTCACCCAGCCATTTGAAACTTACGAATTCAAATGTTACCCATCCAAACTCAATTCATGTTACATGCaaagaaaatacaaagaaaaggaATTGCATACTgaattttatgtaaaatatcaACTAGATCCGATCCCATCTTTAACTCGTTAATAATCAAATATTTGATACTAATCTTGCCACTTCGTCAACACTTTGTTTTTGAATAAATTCCCCTTTTTtgatgaatgttaaattttattcaaaccCAAAACCATTTTTACATCATAGTGTctctttatttgaatttttcaaaaataaacaattaaaaaatcatatgaacCTTCTACACTCAACTCTTGTGCTGAACCAGAAACGTAGGCCTTTTACATAGCGATAATCTCCCAATAGCCTGATAGAACTCAAGTACTCAACCTATTTCGGACTGTTTTTTCAATAGTGCTGATGAGAGTTCCCTGCGTGGAGTGTGGCTCGCCGTGCCTCCTGCAATTTCGTTCCCTCCATAAACTATGATTAGTGGGTTGAAACAGGTATCTGATGACGAACAATGTGACCTTGTCAACTGTGGTATCACTGATCAGTAAGGGTAGAGTATTCCAGTCTACTGTAAACTTGTCTTTCTTTAGCTATGTTTGTCCAGATTGTCGCCGTAAAAGAACTGCAGGTAAAAAGAGATGTTTTTGAATAAATTCTTCATGAtatcttttttaaatcaaaagaatattttggaaATTCATTTTCATATCCTACCAGATCTAAAATCcactaaactaattaaaattcctAACCATTTACGCTCCCATTTCTCTTAGGTCATAAGATATCTGAACTGAATGAATTTATATTTGAGTTAGCGTCTCAGTAACAGATATGCCAATAAATAGTACTAGTTAATCACATTCATTAGGGTAGCTAATAgttatgattacaaaaaaattctGGATCTTGATCGTCTTTTCCATTTTGTCgctttttcattaaaaaaaaaaagacttttaagTTCACTTGTAAACAATCTACATTCTAAAATTCTTCATGCTCTCTAAAGTAACATTAGTCTAGCTACATAATCACGATCTTAATTGGAGAGAAAATGTATTTATTATACGAGCCTAGAGTTTAATATAGTCTAGATTCTAATCTGGACTGGTGATGCGTTCGATAGATGCTACGGTAGCATTGCTACCACATTATTCACTTTAATTTCATCGtcttttttagaaataaaactaGTAGATAACCATgtcaaaaaaaatcatgaatcCCGTCACTTgttgtataatatttatataagaaaatacataACATGTTGTATATTTAGAATATGAAATACTCTCATTGCAATGAAAttagaaattcaaaatattcaCTCTATATATGACTTTAGTATTTTGAAAAGTAAATCAAATAACTTTGTTCAACATTTTGTCTCTGCTATACTCTAAAAATGAAAGTATATATCGAAAACATTAAGAAGTTATATAATCAACATAAAAGACATTGTAGTTGGATAATATGAGATCaattgtatataaaaaaattagaatgttTCCTccacacataaataaattttgtatacacaaacaaaattttcatgatTATCTGGCAAGCAAAAGGATCATAGGCTAAACCTCCATTGTTTTTAACCAGAGGTAGATATGTTGCTTTCTTGTCGCTGCATTCATcagctttttaataaaaaccattattgtaaaaaatttaaaagaataataAGTTGCTAATACAGGGGAACGTGAATAACAAGTAAAGGCTTCGTTCAATATATCAATGAGAACTGGTTAGGGGTTTCATTCGCTCTACGAACCTCTACCCTTcgcaaaatttatatatacacagCAGAACTGGTTACTGGTTACGGTTTCATTCGCTCTAACCTTCCTATAATGTCGGTCGAAACGCATATCTTTTATTAcgaatttactttttttttgtaacttaaaaggattaaacccgggtctattaaagacacagacctaaccCCCGGGTGGGAGGTGCAGCCCACAGATAGACCCTCtcccgggtattcaaatgggccGAAATGCAATAGTCCATATCCGTGTAGGTGACCAGGAAAATATGACTTAGTTTTGCATGGTAGGTGGATCGAACTTGAAATGTGGTGACATCCCAAGCCCTTCCCCTTACCACTTGACCACAAGCTCCCGGTCGAGAATTTTATTACGAATTTACGATTGTTCAAGTTAATCTTTgaatgattttttcaaaaaaaaaagttaatctTTGAATGAGACAA
This region of Brassica napus cultivar Da-Ae chromosome C5, Da-Ae, whole genome shotgun sequence genomic DNA includes:
- the LOC111206515 gene encoding heavy metal-associated isoprenylated plant protein 47-like is translated as MEVAVNAKGVISVAIEGESGDDLVVVGDGIDAACLVDTLRKKACYAMLETLEEVSPGILPPDDEQVENPQEEDDTDNSKNIEADDNGTDQTVPPHCCLAQCSTNCYEQPHSDIYEVVYDSYGPTTGCIIM
- the LOC106401976 gene encoding U-box domain-containing protein 4, with translation MESFQNPDWETEFNRFEQAISSSPAPIRVRSVIKLSALANQSPESILTRAIPILAGLLRVSDDLDRSVQAAAAHCLKRIACLGGEFAATMGRCGVIASLLGLLLEASNDNGIVLRRIWVKCLWSLVTFGSSIRIGLARLGGVEIVTRELNTWEDDSSRWCLLEILTALTTIRESRRVLVHNGGLKFLIEAAKVGNFASRERACHAIGLIGVTRRCRRLLVEAGVVPALVDLFRDGDEKGKLLAGNALGIIAAQTEYIRPVTEAGSIPLYVELLSGGDPMGKDIAEDVFCILAVAEGNAVLIAEQLVRILREGDNESKFAASDVLWDLAGYRHSVSVIRDSGAIPLLVGLVRDGSLEFRERISGAISQLCYNENDREVFSESGMIPILIEWLGDESEELRDNAAEALINFSEDREHYGRVREALSHPVIRSMQSRLARIRASHEHLVRSMRRVTIEHLARDPYLP